One Cupriavidus taiwanensis LMG 19424 DNA segment encodes these proteins:
- a CDS encoding H-NS histone family protein — protein sequence MATYQEIVQKISELQKQAEEIKAREQSAVIADIREKIEQYGLTAEDLGFGAKAPAGKKAANRKVPVRYRDSAGNTWTGRGKRPGWLTQALAQGKSVEDFLIR from the coding sequence ATGGCGACGTATCAGGAAATCGTTCAGAAAATCAGCGAACTGCAGAAGCAGGCCGAGGAAATCAAGGCACGCGAACAATCCGCGGTGATCGCGGATATTCGCGAGAAAATCGAGCAATATGGCCTGACCGCGGAAGACCTGGGTTTTGGCGCGAAGGCCCCGGCCGGCAAGAAGGCGGCCAACCGCAAGGTGCCGGTCCGTTATCGCGACAGCGCCGGCAATACCTGGACCGGCCGCGGCAAGCGTCCGGGCTGGCTGACCCAGGCCCTGGCCCAGGGCAAATCGGTCGAGGACTTCCTGATCCGCTGA
- a CDS encoding NAD(P)H-dependent flavin oxidoreductase — translation MALPVQLQNRLSLPVVCSPLFIISNPDLVIAQCKAGVVGSFPALNARPAPKLEEWLDRITTELAEHDAKHPERPSAPFAVNQIVHKSNDRLEHDLELCVRYKVPIVITSLGARTEVNDAVHSYGGIVLHDVINNTFARKAIEKGADGLVAVAAGAGGHAGTLSPFALLHEIREWFDGPLLLSGAISSGDAILAAQAAGADLAYIGSAFIATQEANAQEGYKQMIVDSNANDIVYSNLFTGVHGNYLRGSIERAGLDPNALPESDPSKMNFGSTSVKAWKDIWGAGQGVGAIKRVVPAAELVRRFAEEYALARRRLGLGEASPAGARAVDLA, via the coding sequence ATGGCCCTTCCCGTCCAGCTCCAGAACCGGCTTTCGCTGCCGGTGGTCTGCTCGCCGCTGTTCATCATCTCCAACCCCGATCTGGTCATCGCCCAGTGCAAGGCCGGCGTGGTCGGCTCGTTCCCCGCGCTGAACGCGCGCCCGGCGCCCAAGCTGGAGGAATGGCTGGACCGCATCACCACCGAGCTGGCCGAACACGACGCGAAGCACCCCGAGCGCCCGTCGGCGCCCTTCGCGGTCAACCAGATCGTGCACAAGTCCAACGACCGGCTCGAGCATGACCTGGAACTGTGCGTGCGCTACAAGGTGCCCATCGTGATCACGTCGCTGGGGGCGCGCACGGAAGTGAACGACGCGGTCCACTCGTACGGCGGCATCGTGCTGCATGACGTGATCAACAATACGTTCGCACGCAAGGCGATCGAAAAAGGCGCGGATGGCCTGGTGGCGGTGGCGGCCGGTGCGGGCGGCCATGCCGGCACGCTGTCGCCGTTCGCGCTGCTGCACGAGATCCGCGAGTGGTTCGACGGCCCGCTGCTGCTGTCGGGCGCGATCTCCAGCGGCGACGCCATCCTGGCCGCGCAGGCCGCGGGCGCCGACCTGGCCTATATCGGCTCGGCCTTCATCGCCACGCAGGAAGCCAACGCACAGGAAGGCTACAAGCAGATGATCGTCGACAGCAATGCCAACGACATCGTCTATTCCAACCTGTTCACGGGCGTGCACGGCAACTACCTGCGCGGCAGCATCGAGCGCGCCGGGCTGGACCCGAACGCGCTGCCGGAATCGGACCCGTCGAAGATGAATTTCGGCTCGACCAGCGTGAAGGCGTGGAAGGACATCTGGGGCGCCGGCCAGGGCGTCGGCGCGATCAAGCGCGTGGTGCCGGCGGCTGAACTGGTGCGCCGCTTTGCCGAAGAGTACGCGCTCGCGCGGCGCCGCCTGGGATTGGGCGAAGCCAGCCCGGCCGGCGCCCGGGCCGTCGATCTGGCCTGA
- a CDS encoding methyl-accepting chemotaxis protein translates to MSFHNNIQIKTLLRGAMGILSLLLLLVGGGGLYGISQSNDALKETYANQLGSTVALSDAMLATTRMRLALDRNVMQGEQDDPKVNVDRSRVFVEASDAAWKRYMSLPQNAEEKALAAELGKQRQAFMEQGVLPLQAASLAGNQEEAVRLAKKVLPDLQRSMSSAHEKLQKFQMAAGEANFAAAQAGFARIRMLSVVMIVLGLAVAALCTVTLNRAIVAPVQEALAVFERIARGDLTARITSISKNEIGRMMQALAAMQSSLSGIVAEVRGGADSMASATQQISTGNLDLSQRTEEQASSLEETAASMEELTTVVRQNADNARQAGVLASEASQIALKGGEVVGRVVDTMNEINGASRKVVEIISVIEGIAFQTNILALNAAVEAARAGEQGRGFAVVAGEVRSLAQRSASAAKEIEALISESGQRVESGTRLVAEAGQTMGEIVQAVRRVTDIMNEIGAASQEQTSGIEQVSQAVAQMDQVTQQNAALVEEAAAAAGALEEQAQKLKSVVSVFTVGTDAAPAMAANAAAKPAAKSVASPAPATLAVAASSRTARTTAVRNVPGAASHRAAGAPEARPASTSATRPAARPALAATGSDDDWSAF, encoded by the coding sequence ATGTCCTTCCACAACAATATTCAGATCAAGACCCTGCTACGGGGCGCCATGGGAATCCTGTCGCTGCTGCTGTTGCTGGTCGGCGGGGGCGGCCTGTACGGCATCTCGCAGAGCAACGACGCGCTCAAGGAAACCTATGCCAACCAGCTTGGCTCCACCGTCGCGCTCAGCGATGCGATGCTGGCCACCACGCGCATGCGCCTGGCGCTGGACCGCAACGTGATGCAGGGCGAGCAGGACGACCCCAAGGTCAACGTGGATCGTTCCCGCGTGTTCGTTGAGGCGTCGGACGCGGCATGGAAACGGTATATGAGCCTGCCGCAGAATGCCGAGGAAAAGGCGCTGGCGGCGGAACTGGGCAAGCAGCGCCAGGCCTTCATGGAGCAGGGTGTGCTGCCGCTGCAGGCGGCCTCGCTGGCGGGCAACCAGGAAGAGGCGGTGCGCCTGGCGAAGAAGGTGCTGCCTGACCTGCAGCGCAGCATGTCGAGCGCGCACGAAAAGCTGCAGAAATTCCAGATGGCGGCCGGCGAAGCCAATTTCGCCGCGGCGCAGGCCGGCTTTGCGCGCATCCGCATGCTGTCGGTGGTCATGATCGTGCTGGGCCTGGCGGTGGCCGCGCTGTGCACGGTCACGCTGAACCGCGCCATCGTCGCGCCGGTGCAGGAGGCGCTGGCGGTGTTCGAGCGCATCGCCCGCGGCGACCTGACCGCGCGCATCACCAGCATCTCGAAGAACGAGATCGGGCGCATGATGCAGGCCCTGGCCGCGATGCAGTCGAGCCTGTCGGGCATCGTCGCTGAAGTGCGCGGCGGGGCCGATTCGATGGCGTCGGCCACGCAGCAGATTTCCACCGGCAACCTGGACCTGTCGCAGCGCACCGAGGAACAGGCCTCGTCGCTGGAAGAAACCGCCGCGAGCATGGAGGAGCTGACCACGGTGGTGCGCCAGAACGCCGACAATGCGCGCCAGGCCGGCGTGCTGGCGAGCGAGGCCTCGCAGATCGCGCTCAAGGGCGGCGAGGTGGTGGGCCGCGTGGTCGATACCATGAACGAGATCAACGGCGCCTCGCGCAAGGTGGTGGAAATCATCAGCGTGATCGAGGGCATCGCCTTCCAGACCAACATCCTGGCGCTCAATGCCGCGGTGGAAGCCGCACGCGCCGGCGAGCAGGGGCGCGGTTTCGCCGTGGTGGCGGGCGAGGTGCGCAGCCTGGCGCAGCGCTCGGCCTCGGCCGCCAAGGAAATCGAGGCGCTGATCAGCGAGTCGGGCCAGCGCGTGGAAAGCGGCACCCGGCTGGTCGCCGAAGCCGGCCAGACCATGGGCGAGATCGTGCAGGCGGTGCGCCGGGTCACGGACATCATGAACGAGATCGGCGCCGCGTCGCAGGAGCAGACCAGCGGCATCGAGCAGGTCAGCCAGGCCGTGGCCCAGATGGACCAGGTCACGCAGCAGAACGCCGCGCTGGTCGAAGAGGCCGCCGCGGCTGCCGGTGCGCTGGAAGAGCAGGCGCAGAAGCTGAAGAGCGTGGTGTCGGTATTCACGGTCGGCACGGACGCGGCGCCGGCGATGGCAGCAAATGCCGCGGCAAAGCCTGCGGCGAAATCGGTGGCATCCCCGGCGCCGGCTACGCTGGCCGTCGCCGCGTCCAGCCGCACCGCGCGCACCACGGCGGTGCGTAACGTGCCAGGCGCCGCCTCCCACCGGGCTGCCGGCGCGCCCGAAGCCAGGCCGGCAAGCACGTCGGCAACCCGGCCCGCGGCACGGCCGGCCCTCGCCGCGACCGGCAGCGACGATGACTGGAGCGCGTTCTGA
- a CDS encoding GNAT family N-acetyltransferase yields MPDIALIPGTAADADRLAAMHAASWQHTYPGMLPDDYLREQAYPERLAAWRARMHDGADGPAEVTLALVDGVAAGFACLLPEADPRFGIYLDNLHVLPAFHGQGLGKRLLAHCAQRVAQGWPGQPLFLYVLEANAQACEFYQRLGGAASAPFEDDFHGPALRVMVRRVTWPDVAALASRLA; encoded by the coding sequence ATGCCCGATATTGCGCTGATACCCGGCACCGCCGCCGATGCCGACCGGCTTGCCGCCATGCACGCCGCCAGCTGGCAGCACACCTATCCCGGCATGCTGCCGGACGATTACCTGCGCGAGCAGGCCTACCCCGAACGCCTGGCCGCCTGGCGCGCGCGCATGCATGACGGCGCGGACGGGCCGGCCGAGGTCACGCTGGCGCTGGTGGACGGTGTGGCGGCCGGCTTTGCCTGCCTGTTGCCGGAGGCCGACCCGCGCTTCGGCATCTACCTGGACAACCTGCATGTCCTGCCCGCCTTCCATGGCCAGGGACTGGGCAAGCGGCTGCTGGCGCATTGCGCGCAGCGCGTGGCGCAGGGCTGGCCCGGGCAGCCGCTGTTTCTCTATGTGCTGGAGGCCAATGCGCAGGCGTGCGAGTTCTACCAGCGGCTGGGCGGCGCGGCGTCGGCGCCGTTCGAGGACGATTTCCACGGCCCCGCGCTGCGCGTGATGGTGCGGCGCGTGACCTGGCCCGACGTGGCCGCGCTGGCCAGTCGGCTGGCGTAA
- a CDS encoding response regulator: MSLPSILVVDDSPSLRRMIGACLRAGGFDVTEAADGDQAHALAVAGSFGMLVTDQVMPGMDGLTLIRSLRATPRYARMPILMLTTEQDGSIREQARAAGASGFLPKPFDPDGLMQAVAALLEAASPTSEG; the protein is encoded by the coding sequence ATGTCATTGCCCAGCATCCTCGTCGTCGACGATTCGCCCTCGCTACGCCGCATGATCGGCGCCTGCCTGCGCGCCGGAGGATTCGACGTGACCGAGGCCGCGGACGGCGACCAGGCGCACGCGCTGGCCGTCGCTGGCAGCTTCGGCATGCTGGTTACCGACCAGGTCATGCCCGGCATGGACGGCCTCACGCTGATCCGCAGCCTGCGCGCCACGCCGCGCTACGCGCGCATGCCCATCCTGATGCTGACCACCGAGCAGGACGGCAGCATCCGCGAACAGGCCCGCGCCGCCGGCGCATCCGGCTTCCTGCCCAAGCCGTTCGACCCGGACGGGCTGATGCAGGCCGTGGCCGCGCTGCTGGAAGCGGCATCCCCTACGTCGGAAGGGTGA
- a CDS encoding nuclear transport factor 2 family protein: protein MTTALLPAAQASLDAWHQMIATQSMAGLDAIVADDVVFRSPVAHTPYPGRAAIALVLTTVNQVFQDFRYHRSFVSEDGHSVVLEFSAAVDGKALKGIDMIRFDDAGRIAEFEVMVRPRSGLEALAAAMAARLASQKHVLTGAA, encoded by the coding sequence GTGACCACTGCCCTGCTCCCCGCCGCCCAGGCTTCGCTCGATGCCTGGCACCAGATGATTGCCACCCAGTCCATGGCCGGACTCGATGCCATCGTCGCCGATGACGTGGTGTTCCGCTCCCCGGTCGCGCACACGCCGTATCCCGGCCGCGCCGCCATCGCGCTGGTGCTGACCACGGTGAACCAGGTGTTCCAGGACTTCCGCTATCACCGCAGCTTTGTCAGCGAAGACGGCCACAGCGTCGTGCTGGAATTCAGCGCTGCCGTGGACGGCAAGGCGCTCAAGGGCATCGACATGATCCGTTTCGACGACGCCGGCCGCATTGCCGAGTTCGAGGTCATGGTGCGCCCGCGCTCCGGCCTGGAGGCGCTGGCCGCCGCCATGGCCGCGCGCCTGGCCAGCCAGAAACACGTGCTGACCGGCGCCGCCTGA
- a CDS encoding putative bifunctional diguanylate cyclase/phosphodiesterase, translating into MIALSSVLLLLAALLGVAAALGIRAGRADQRAGSRSLRVLTWSAALLSQLSIGMPVLVVGLSGSVPAVNDTAQLAASFAAAAAATTAVKLLVQWLRQGARLWRGAALMAVVAGAGLVAAAGTHLGRSCGAGTVTARDCLDAAGLPHPAWLAGGLTALCALLFAVHRAQSRGWLPAPARADAALADELADDLPVLHRGAEPRLARRGARIPGRPGRLTVRAAARGHDTVGEYSVATVMPDRVAFGRWLDQAISQARLAETGCAVLLIHIADYREVDEVFEVRADDILAQDAGALAQAVLEPHDFLARLARDEFAVGVPELVHHGRAQELGSRMLGSLAEFIAARGLQMQIGVNIGIAIYPRDAQTSEQLMQAARVSLAEARQSGSNQVRLFNSAAGERARRTRVIRRDLWVAIQDDTLSLQFQPKYDARRRTVVGAEALCRWRHPALGQVSPAEFIAVAEQSGQIDKLDDWVLTSVCRQVRQWRDAGVPTVPVAINVSGLRFASRNFPQYLLEQIHQHDIPPSAITLEITETAAMKDIGKSLETLAELQSLGIQVALDDFGSGYSSLGYLKRLRVGTLKIDRTLIGGLDTDAQGRAIVGSMVALAHELRMKVVAEGVESASQLDILNEMGCDEVQGYLLSLPLDAAGFGEALRAQSAA; encoded by the coding sequence ATGATTGCCCTGAGTTCCGTCCTGTTGCTGCTGGCCGCCCTGCTGGGCGTTGCCGCCGCCCTCGGCATTCGCGCCGGGCGCGCGGACCAGCGGGCCGGCAGCCGGTCGCTGCGCGTACTGACGTGGTCGGCGGCGCTGCTGTCGCAATTGAGCATCGGCATGCCGGTGCTGGTGGTGGGCTTGTCAGGCAGCGTGCCGGCCGTCAACGACACCGCGCAGCTGGCGGCCAGCTTTGCCGCCGCGGCGGCGGCCACCACGGCGGTCAAGTTGCTGGTGCAGTGGCTGCGCCAGGGCGCGCGCCTGTGGCGCGGCGCGGCGCTGATGGCGGTGGTGGCCGGGGCCGGTCTGGTCGCAGCCGCCGGCACGCACCTGGGCCGCTCGTGCGGCGCCGGCACCGTGACCGCGCGCGATTGCCTCGACGCCGCCGGACTGCCGCACCCGGCCTGGCTGGCGGGCGGGCTGACGGCGCTGTGCGCGCTGCTGTTCGCCGTCCACCGGGCGCAGTCGCGCGGCTGGCTGCCGGCGCCGGCACGCGCCGACGCCGCCCTGGCCGACGAACTTGCCGATGACTTGCCGGTGCTGCATCGCGGCGCCGAGCCGCGGCTGGCTCGGCGCGGCGCCCGCATCCCCGGGCGCCCGGGCCGGCTGACCGTGCGTGCAGCCGCGCGCGGCCACGACACGGTGGGCGAATACAGCGTGGCGACGGTGATGCCGGACCGCGTGGCCTTCGGCCGCTGGCTGGACCAGGCCATCAGCCAGGCCCGGCTGGCCGAGACCGGCTGCGCCGTGCTGCTGATCCATATTGCCGATTACCGCGAAGTCGACGAGGTCTTCGAAGTCCGCGCCGACGACATCCTGGCGCAGGACGCCGGCGCGCTGGCGCAGGCCGTGCTGGAGCCGCACGACTTCCTGGCTCGGCTGGCGCGCGACGAATTTGCCGTGGGCGTGCCCGAACTGGTCCACCATGGCCGCGCGCAGGAGCTGGGTTCGCGCATGCTCGGCTCGCTGGCGGAGTTCATCGCCGCGCGCGGGCTGCAGATGCAGATCGGCGTGAACATCGGCATCGCCATCTATCCGCGCGACGCGCAGACCTCCGAGCAGCTGATGCAGGCGGCCCGCGTCAGCCTGGCCGAAGCGCGCCAGAGCGGCTCGAACCAGGTGCGCCTGTTCAACAGCGCCGCCGGCGAGCGCGCGCGCCGCACCCGCGTGATCCGGCGCGACCTGTGGGTGGCGATCCAGGACGATACGCTGTCGCTGCAGTTCCAGCCTAAGTACGACGCGCGCCGCCGCACCGTGGTCGGCGCCGAGGCCCTCTGCCGCTGGCGCCATCCCGCGCTGGGCCAGGTCAGCCCGGCGGAGTTCATCGCCGTGGCCGAGCAGTCGGGCCAGATCGACAAGCTCGACGACTGGGTCCTGACCAGCGTCTGCCGCCAGGTGCGCCAGTGGCGCGACGCCGGCGTGCCGACGGTGCCGGTGGCGATCAATGTCTCGGGGCTGCGCTTTGCCAGCCGCAATTTCCCGCAATACCTGCTGGAGCAGATCCACCAGCACGACATCCCGCCGTCGGCGATCACGCTGGAAATCACCGAGACCGCGGCGATGAAGGACATCGGCAAGTCGCTGGAAACGCTGGCCGAGCTGCAGTCGCTGGGCATCCAGGTGGCGCTGGACGACTTCGGCAGCGGCTATTCCAGCCTGGGCTATCTCAAGCGGCTGCGCGTGGGCACGCTCAAGATCGACCGCACGCTGATCGGGGGCCTCGATACCGATGCGCAGGGCCGCGCCATCGTCGGCTCGATGGTGGCGCTGGCGCACGAGCTGCGCATGAAGGTGGTGGCCGAAGGGGTGGAGTCGGCCTCGCAGCTGGACATCCTCAACGAGATGGGTTGCGACGAGGTGCAGGGCTACCTGCTGTCGCTGCCGCTGGACGCCGCCGGCTTCGGCGAGGCCCTGCGCGCGCAGTCCGCGGCCTGA
- a CDS encoding MFS transporter has protein sequence MQGTQTAPMERAAPTRGETALAAEEHRIVGMLVRRLIPFLALIYVVAYIDRSVVGFAKLHMNAAIGISDAAYGLGAGLFFVGYFLCEVPSNLALERFGARRWFARILLTWGVITMAMAFTQGAHSFYVLRFLLGAAEAGLYPGILYFLTKWFPMRHRARIIGLLVLAQPIALIITGPLAGLVLSTHGLFGMSNWQTLFVLSGLPAVLLCLPTLKLLPESPASAAWLAPADRAWIERELAADQAAYALKAHGNPLRALRDKRVLLLSLLFLPFPLSIYGLSLWLPTIIKQFGVTDAMTGLLSAVPYLFAVVGLWLVPRHSDRKGERYGHIVVVSGMAAVTMALSAWVQSPVLQFLFICLTAFSIYSIQAVVWALPGEFLTGATAAVGIATINSLANLGGYFGPYGIGVIKDATGSLAAGLYFLAAMLLFAVLMAFVVRAALRPAPGRA, from the coding sequence ATGCAAGGCACCCAGACCGCGCCGATGGAGCGCGCCGCCCCCACCCGGGGCGAAACTGCACTAGCCGCCGAGGAGCACCGCATCGTCGGCATGCTGGTGCGGCGGCTGATTCCATTCCTGGCGCTGATCTACGTGGTCGCGTATATCGACCGCTCGGTGGTCGGCTTCGCCAAGCTGCACATGAACGCGGCCATCGGCATCAGCGATGCCGCCTATGGCCTGGGCGCGGGCCTGTTCTTCGTCGGCTACTTCCTGTGCGAAGTGCCAAGCAACCTGGCGCTGGAACGCTTTGGCGCGCGCCGCTGGTTTGCGCGCATCCTGCTCACCTGGGGCGTGATTACCATGGCGATGGCGTTCACGCAGGGCGCGCACAGCTTCTACGTGCTGCGCTTCCTGCTGGGCGCGGCCGAGGCGGGGCTGTATCCGGGCATCCTCTACTTCCTCACCAAGTGGTTCCCGATGCGACACCGCGCCCGGATCATCGGCCTGCTGGTGCTGGCGCAGCCGATCGCGCTCATCATCACCGGACCGCTCGCGGGGCTGGTGCTGTCCACGCATGGCCTGTTCGGCATGAGCAACTGGCAGACGCTGTTCGTGCTGAGCGGCCTGCCAGCGGTGCTGCTGTGCCTGCCCACGCTGAAGCTGCTGCCCGAGTCGCCGGCCAGCGCCGCGTGGCTGGCGCCGGCGGACCGCGCCTGGATAGAGCGCGAACTGGCCGCCGACCAGGCCGCCTATGCGCTCAAAGCGCACGGCAATCCGCTGCGGGCGCTGAGGGACAAGCGCGTGTTGCTGCTGTCGCTGCTGTTCCTGCCGTTTCCGCTCAGCATCTACGGGCTGTCGCTGTGGCTGCCGACCATCATCAAGCAGTTCGGCGTCACCGATGCGATGACCGGCCTGCTGTCGGCCGTGCCCTACCTGTTCGCCGTGGTCGGGCTCTGGCTGGTGCCGCGCCATTCGGACCGCAAGGGCGAGCGCTACGGCCATATCGTGGTGGTGTCGGGCATGGCAGCCGTCACCATGGCGCTGAGCGCGTGGGTGCAGTCGCCGGTGCTGCAATTCCTGTTTATCTGCCTGACCGCGTTCTCGATCTATTCGATCCAGGCTGTGGTGTGGGCGCTGCCCGGCGAGTTCCTGACCGGCGCCACCGCGGCGGTGGGCATCGCCACCATCAATTCGCTGGCCAACCTTGGCGGTTATTTCGGGCCGTATGGGATCGGCGTGATCAAGGATGCCACGGGCAGCCTGGCGGCCGGGCTGTATTTCCTGGCGGCGATGCTGCTGTTTGCGGTGCTGATGGCCTTTGTCGTGCGCGCGGCGCTGCGGCCGGCGCCAGGGCGCGCCTGA
- a CDS encoding tyrosine-type recombinase/integrase: MTTKPSAAQLEQAALFDADLAAWRDHPERAFDGWLAQHGFRHGTSVVYRAMWGKLLRWSAERGLPPLSWSAEQLGEFLDAQQLHKSHRYRYARLIERVFHHLSRLREGMHNPGSQAVRAHLAEGENDPTAFLLPGERDLLVARILGPAGAPAGDAGAAASPTQWKRARDAALLAVLLGGGLKVGEARTLRLDVIADGAPGRMALRMVRADNGRAYTVPLFPLAHAPLRAWLALREASGTLGTLVFPAMPTGRPMHAASIYRRVEILLDEAGVLAGRSERASPQTLRNTCAAMHFEAGTAPAEVAQCLGMRDLESGWRLRAAYEAWQARAGLLAPAAAAPG; this comes from the coding sequence GTGACCACCAAGCCCAGCGCCGCCCAGCTAGAGCAGGCGGCCTTGTTCGATGCCGACCTGGCCGCCTGGCGCGACCACCCCGAGCGTGCGTTCGACGGCTGGCTGGCGCAGCATGGCTTTCGCCATGGCACCAGCGTGGTGTACCGCGCCATGTGGGGCAAGCTGCTGCGCTGGTCGGCCGAACGCGGCCTGCCGCCGCTGAGCTGGTCCGCCGAGCAGCTCGGCGAGTTCCTGGACGCGCAGCAGCTGCACAAGTCGCACCGCTATCGCTATGCGCGGCTGATCGAACGGGTCTTCCACCACCTGTCCCGCTTGCGCGAGGGCATGCACAACCCGGGCAGCCAGGCGGTGCGCGCCCATCTGGCCGAGGGCGAGAACGACCCCACGGCATTCCTGCTGCCCGGCGAGCGTGACCTGCTGGTGGCGCGCATCCTCGGCCCGGCCGGCGCGCCGGCCGGCGATGCCGGCGCCGCGGCATCGCCCACGCAATGGAAGCGCGCGCGCGACGCGGCCCTGCTGGCCGTGCTGCTCGGCGGCGGCCTGAAGGTGGGCGAGGCCCGGACGCTGCGCCTCGACGTGATCGCCGACGGCGCGCCCGGGCGGATGGCGCTGCGCATGGTGCGCGCCGACAACGGCCGGGCCTACACGGTGCCGCTGTTTCCGCTGGCGCATGCGCCGCTGCGGGCCTGGCTGGCACTGCGCGAGGCATCCGGCACGCTGGGCACCCTGGTGTTCCCCGCCATGCCGACGGGGCGGCCGATGCACGCGGCGTCGATCTACCGACGCGTGGAAATCCTGCTGGATGAAGCCGGGGTGCTTGCCGGGCGCAGCGAACGCGCGTCGCCGCAGACCTTGCGCAACACCTGCGCGGCCATGCATTTCGAGGCCGGCACGGCCCCCGCCGAGGTGGCGCAATGCCTGGGCATGCGCGACCTGGAATCCGGGTGGCGGCTGCGGGCGGCGTACGAGGCGTGGCAGGCGCGGGCCGGCCTGCTGGCGCCGGCCGCCGCGGCGCCTGGCTGA
- the galE gene encoding UDP-glucose 4-epimerase GalE, with amino-acid sequence MPETLLLTGATGYIASHTWVALLNAGYHVIGLDNLCNSSPAVIERLATITGQSPHFVQGDVRDRALLDRLFAEHRISAVIHFAALKAVGESVSQPLAYYSNNLDGLLTVCAAMGAAGVKQLVFSSSATVYGNPHAVPILEDFPLSATNPYGQTKLMGEQILRDLEKSDPAWRIAYLRYFNPVGAHESGLIGEDPRGIPNNLMPYVAQVAAGRRDQLMVFGGDYPTVDGTGVRDYIHVCDLADGHLAALNYLRQQGRGMTVNLGTGRGYSVLEVVQAYQRASGRPVPYQIVDRRPGDIAACYADPALAHQLLGWRAQHDLDRMCQDSWRWQSMNPHGFDA; translated from the coding sequence ATGCCTGAAACCCTGCTGCTGACCGGTGCTACCGGCTATATCGCCTCGCATACCTGGGTTGCGCTGCTCAATGCCGGCTACCACGTGATCGGCCTGGATAATCTGTGCAACAGCAGCCCGGCCGTGATCGAGCGGCTTGCCACCATTACCGGCCAGTCCCCGCATTTCGTACAGGGCGACGTGCGCGACCGCGCGCTGCTGGACCGGCTCTTTGCCGAACACCGCATCAGTGCGGTGATTCATTTTGCCGCGCTCAAGGCCGTGGGCGAATCGGTCAGCCAGCCGCTGGCCTATTACAGCAACAACCTCGACGGCCTGCTGACAGTCTGTGCCGCAATGGGCGCGGCCGGGGTGAAACAACTGGTGTTCAGTTCCTCGGCAACGGTTTATGGCAATCCCCACGCCGTGCCGATCCTGGAGGATTTCCCGCTGTCGGCCACCAACCCCTATGGCCAGACCAAGCTGATGGGGGAGCAAATCCTGCGCGACCTCGAAAAATCGGATCCGGCATGGCGCATTGCCTACCTGCGTTATTTCAATCCGGTGGGCGCGCATGAAAGCGGCCTGATCGGCGAAGATCCGCGCGGGATTCCCAACAACCTGATGCCCTATGTGGCGCAGGTAGCGGCCGGACGCCGCGACCAGCTGATGGTATTCGGTGGCGATTACCCGACCGTGGACGGTACCGGCGTGCGTGACTATATCCACGTCTGCGACCTGGCCGATGGCCACCTGGCGGCGCTCAATTATCTGCGCCAGCAGGGCCGCGGCATGACCGTGAACCTGGGCACGGGGCGCGGCTACAGCGTGCTGGAGGTGGTACAGGCCTACCAGCGCGCCAGCGGCAGGCCGGTGCCGTACCAGATCGTGGACCGGCGCCCCGGCGATATCGCCGCCTGCTACGCCGACCCGGCGCTGGCCCATCAGCTGCTGGGCTGGCGCGCGCAGCATGACCTCGACCGCATGTGCCAGGACTCGTGGCGCTGGCAGTCGATGAACCCGCACGGGTTCGACGCCTGA
- a CDS encoding PadR family transcriptional regulator — protein sequence MSTQHALLISLIEKPSSGYDLARRFDRSIGYFWHATHQQIYRELGRMADSGWIAADDDAAEGEAGADRRNRKKVYRVLPAGRDELARWVLAPGAGLDQREEILVKLRADAVIGPLGLGDEMRRLIALHRARLETYLAIERRDFSAPDMDRAQQLRYALLQRGIRFETDWVAWGEALLPLL from the coding sequence ATGTCGACCCAGCACGCCTTGTTGATCTCCCTGATCGAAAAGCCCTCGTCCGGCTACGACCTGGCGCGGCGCTTTGACCGCTCCATCGGTTATTTCTGGCATGCCACGCACCAGCAGATCTATCGCGAACTGGGCCGCATGGCGGACAGCGGCTGGATTGCCGCCGATGACGACGCGGCGGAAGGCGAGGCGGGGGCCGACCGGCGCAACCGCAAGAAGGTTTACCGGGTATTGCCGGCGGGTCGGGACGAGCTGGCGCGCTGGGTGCTGGCGCCGGGAGCGGGCCTGGACCAGCGCGAGGAGATCCTGGTCAAGCTGCGCGCCGATGCGGTGATCGGCCCGCTTGGGCTGGGCGACGAGATGCGTCGGCTGATCGCGCTGCACCGCGCCCGCCTCGAGACCTACCTGGCCATCGAGCGGCGCGATTTCTCGGCGCCGGACATGGACCGCGCACAGCAACTGCGCTATGCGCTGCTGCAGCGCGGCATCCGCTTCGAGACCGACTGGGTGGCCTGGGGCGAAGCCCTGCTGCCGCTGCTGTAG